The nucleotide sequence CTCGCGGCGACGGTACTGGAGTCGCTGGGCGGGGGTGGCCGGCAGGCATCGAGCGACCAGGGCGCCATCGAGGTCGTACTGGGGGCGGCAGCCGCGATCATGCTCTGCTGGGCCCTGCTGTTCCTGCGCAGGGCGATCCCGGTGGCCCGGCACGGCGTGCCGCCGATCGCCGCTGCCCGGCGCCGATGACATGGCGCATGCCGTGGTGTGCGGGCGGTACGTCGTACCCCTGCCGGCGTCGGGTCAGGGACCGTACCGCCGGGACGTGGCGGTCACGGTGGTGCCACTGCGCACGTTGAACGCGCAATCGGCACCGTCCCGCCACAGGGCTCCCGGCACCCGCACAGCGGTGCCGCCGAGCCTCACGCACCGCTGCTGACCTGCGGGGAAGTGATCCAAGTCCCCCCACTCCACCGGGTTTTGACCCGTCGGGTCGCCCATCCCACCCGATATCGCGAAAAGTTCGCGACTGTCCTGGCGAGGCGACCGCACGTAAATTCCAGGGCGGCGGTGGAACCGCTCCCAGCCCGGCTCGGCCTCGCGACCGGACTGCGGACCACCCCGTTGCCGCCTCGGCGGCCGGTGTCGGAGCCACCCGGCAGACGACCTGACCTTGAGAAACGGACTTTCCGACACATGACCCGTCACGGCTTACCCTGCCGCAGCGCGTCCGCGGCCCCCGCCCGGCCGCAGCCCGGCCCCGCCCAGCCTCGGTCCGACGCAGAGGTGCTTCTCGACCGGGAGCCGAGCCGGGACGGTGCCGGGTGATCGTCTCCCTCGTGGGCTCCGACGGGGCGGGCAAGTCGACCGTCTCCCGCCTCGCCACCGAGCGCCTGCTGGCCGCCGGCAGACAGGTCGAACGGGTGGACCGCTGGGACATCGTGGGCAACCCGGCGTATCCCACCACCCGATTCATGAAGCCGGACGTGCAGCACACGCGGCTGTGTGTCGCGGAGATGCCGACCACGGCCCGGTTCCTCTTCCTGATGTGGTCCATCTCCCAGGCGCTGCTGGGCCGCAGCCCCGCCGCGGTCGCTCCGGACCGGGTCACGCTGCTCGACGGGTACTGGATGAAGCACGCCGCGGGCGAGATCGTCTACGGCCTGGACCGGGCCTGGGTCGAGGGTGTCGTCTCCGGCCTCCCGGTCTCCGAACACGTCGTCTACCTGCGGCTCGATCCCAAGCAGGCCTGGATGCGCAAGGTCGGGCGTGATGTCGTCCCGTACGAGTGCGGCATGGACCCCGCGTGCTCGCAGGACGGCTTCCTGACCCACCAGAGCCGCATCCTCGACGTGCTCGACTCATGGGCCGAGCAGTACGGATGGCTCACCGTCGACGCCGGTGCGCCGCTCGACGACGTGGTCGGCCGGGTCGTCTCCACCGTGTCCGGGCTGCCCGGAGCGGGGCATGCGGTGACCGCACCGGCGGGATCCCCGCGCCGAGGCCGCGCCCCGACCACCGGGTGATCGCTCGCCGCGCCCGGGACCGCGTACACCGCCCCCACACGTGTGCCCCCACGGGCCGCCGCGCGGCGGCCGACTGACGGCCGCCCACCCCGCCCTCAGCCGCAGCCGAAGCTGCCCTGACGACCGCCCACCCCTGAGGTGGCTACGGCCGTGCCGCCATCACCGACCGCGCCGGCCCCGGCGCCCGGCCGGAACGGACCCCGGACGGGCCCTTCCCCGAGCAAGGAGAACACCCGTATGCGTTCCCACCGACTCGCCATCGTCGGTGCCGGTCCCAGTTGCACCTATGTGCTGGACCGGCTGGCCGCGACGGCGAAGGCGGCGGCCGGGCCGGTGCAGCTCGACATCCATGTCTTCGACCGCGCGGGACAGTTCGGCGCCGGGCAGACCCACAGCCCCGACCAGCCGGTCACCAGCGTCCTCAACCGCATCGCCGGGCAGGTCGCGTTCGCGGCCGACGAGAGTGTCGTCGGCGCCGGACCGCTGCTGCCGCGGGAGGAGCGGCCCACTCTGCACGAGTGGTGTCGTACGCGGTTCGAGGAGACCGGCGACCCCGTCTTCGACCTCGCCGCCGAGGACTCGCCGAAGCGCTACGTCCACGGCCTGGCACTCGCCGACCGCTTCCGGCAGTACGTGGCGATGCTGCGGGAAGTGCCCGGCGTGCGGGTCCACTTGCACCACGACGAGGTGACGGACCTGGAGGAATCACCGGACGGCGGCCTCGGCGTCCTCTGCGGCGGCGAGCGTGTCGTGGCCGCCGACCACGTCCTGCTGCTCACCGGGCACTCCTCCAACACCCCCGCTCGTCACTCCCGGCAAGCAGAGTGGGCCCGGTTCGCCGAGAGTCACCCGGCTGCTTTCGTCCCGAGCGTCTATCCGCTGGACCGTGCGTTCGCGCCCGGTCAGGCCGGTCCCGGCGGCACCGTCGGCTGTGCCGGCATGGGACTCACCGGCATCGACGTCATCCTGCACCTGACCGAGGGCAGGGGCGGAGTCTTCGCGCGGGAGCCGGACGGCACCCTGGCGTACCGGGAGTCCGGCCGTGAGCCCGACTCCATCGTCATGTTCAGCGAGTCCGGACTGTTCACCTTCACCCGCCCCTTCAACGCCAAGGAGCGCGACACCGGGAAACTGGAACACCGAGGCGTCTTCCTCACCACGGACGCGGTGCGCCGGCTGCGCCGGTCCGTGGGGCGGCCCGTGCCGATCGGCGGCCGTGAGCAGCGGCAGCTCGACTTCCGTGACCACGTCCTGCCCGTGATGGTGCTGGAAATGGCCCTCGTGCACTACACCACCCTGCTCGGCGGCGACATCGGGCGCCACCTCGCCGCCGCGGCCCGTCCCACGTACGAGGCGTTCCTCGCGGACGGCGGCCGCGGCGCCCCGTCCGACGAGTCCGTGCGGCGCCTCCTCGCCCCCTTGGAGGCCGAGGTCGACCGGGCCGCGGGGACGGTCGACGCGGTGCTGTCCGGCACGCTGCGACTCGCCGACGCCGAGGAGCCGGAGCGCGGCTGGGACGCGGAGGCCGTGCTGCGCCGGGTGCTGGAGGTGACCTTCGGCCCCGAGCAGGCCGGTGCCCTCGCCGCCCGACTCGACGACCCGGCGCGGCTGGCGGCCGCCGTGGCGGCGGCCGAGTCCCCCTGGCGCCACCCGAAAAGCGTCGCGGACCGGCGCTTTTCATGGGAACGCCTGATCCGTCCGATCGACCGCGGCTCGTTCACCACACCCGACGAGTACCGGGCGGCGATGCTCGATTTCCTCGACCTCGACCATCGCTGGGCCGTCCAGGGCAACCTGGCCAACCCGGCGAAGGCGACGGCCGACGGCGTCTGGCGCGACCTGCGGTACGTCATCGCGTCCGCGGTCGACTTCGCGGGGCTGCATGCCGCCTCCCACCGCGACTTCCTGGACGTCTTCATGCGCCACCTCAACCGGCTGGTCAACGGGTCCGCGCTGGAGGTCATGGAGAAGGTGCGCGCCCTGGTCCGGCACGGCATCGTCGACGTGTCGGCCGGTCCCGAAGCCCGCGTCTCGCCGGACGAGCGCAGCGGGCGTTTCGTCGTGCGCGGCGGTGTCACCGGCGCCGTGCTGCCCGTCGACGTCCTGGTCGACGCCCGCGTGCACCCTTTCGACGCCGCGAACGACATACGGCCGCTCTACCCGAACCTGCTCGGGCGCGGTCTGGTCCGCACGTGGCGCAACCCCGGTGCCGACGCGCCGGACTTCGCCCCCGGCGGTCTCGACCTCACCGAGGACTTCCATCCCGTACGCGCCGACGGTGAGGTGGACCGGCGGATCACGGTGCTCGGCTGGCCGAGCGAGGGCGTCATGTTCTTCCAGTACGGCGCCCTGCGCCCGAACCACAACCACCACATCATGCGGGACGTCCTGTGCTGGCTGCGGCAGTTCTGGGGCGATGAGCCCGGCGCACCCGGGCACGGCGGCCCGCCCGCCACCACGGGGGAGCACAGGCCCGCTCCGGTGCCGGCCCCGCCGGAGTGAGTGGCGCACGGCGACCGCGTTCGACCTCCCCGCCCACGTACGACAGGAAAGAGGACCGCATGGACGACACGACCTGGCTCCGGGTGCACCAGCTGCGGAACTGGCTGGACGCGCACGCCGACCCCGAGCTGAGCGGGGACGTACGGCTGTGGCGTGTACTGAAGATCGGCGAGGAACTGGGTGAGGTCGCCGAGGCGATGCACGGCGCGACCGGCGCCAATCCGCGCAAGGGCGCGTCACACACCTGGGACGACGTCCACACGGAACTGTGCGACGTGATCGTGACGGGCATGATCGCACTCGCCACGTGCACCCCGGACGCCGAGAAGCTGCTCGACGAGCGGCTCCAGCGTCTCGTCGACCGTGTGACGTGGTCCTGAGACCTGTCGCGGCAACCCGCCTCGGACGGCGCCGCCGAGTGGCACGCCACCGGGCCGAACGGGCCGGAGTTCACCGGCTGGTTCGGCCCGGGGCGGGACGCTCCGGCGGGCCGGTGTTCAGATGGCGACGCCCTCGATCTCCAGCGTCTGCACACAGTTCGTGTTGATCGGGATGGTCACCTTCTTTCCGGACACGGTCACCTGACGGCGGACGTACCTCTCACCCACACCGGTGTTCCAGCGGTGCACGACGCCGGCCTGCCCGCCCGTCGCCGTCGAGAAGCGGGTCAGGTCGAACGTCATGTTCGTGCGTGGGCCATTGTTGGCGACGACGATGACCAGCTTGTTCGCCGTCTCGTCGAGGGCGGCCGCCGCGTGCTTCACACCGGTGTGGAGCATCTTCATACCGGGCCGGATGTGCCGGCTGAACTGGCCCATCACGGAGAACTTGGTATTGACGGTCTGGGCGAGCTGCACGCCCTGGGTCGGATCCTGCCCGTCGTTGACCGTGAAATGGATCATCGCCCAGTCGGGGTGTGTGTCCAGCGGCTGCCAGTACGCCCAGGCCGTCGGATGCAGGGCGTAGAGGTCGGCCAGCAGGAACTCGGCCATGCGGAAGCCGTCCGCGTCCGCGGTGCCGTTCTCCGAGCTCCACAGCGCCTTGCCGGAGCCGGAGACCACCGAGTTGTAGATCTGCGCCCGCTGGGCGTCCGCGTTCGGGTCGTTTGCACCGTAGCCGTGCACGTTGACACGGTCCACGAACGCGTGACCGCCGTTGTTCTTCAGGTCGTTCCACGTCGCGATGGCCTGCGCGAACGTCGCGTCGTCCGACGCGGCGATCTCCGTCGCCGACAGACCGCGATTGTCGAGTTCCTCGCGGAGGAGGGCGAGGACGGCCTTCTGCTCCGCCGTATTGATGCAGCAGCCCTCCTGGGGGTGGGCGTAGCCCGTCCACCAGTTGCCGGCCTTGGGCTCGTTGAAGGGCTCCACGGACACGAAGTCCACACCCCAGTTGTCCCGGGCGTGGACCGCCACCCTGGCCAGATGGGACGCGTGGTGGCGCCGGTAGGTGTCGTTGAGGTTGTCGCCGTACTGCTGGGTGGCTCCGCACGGGTTGAGGCTGTTGGTCATCCACCACATGGGGGAGTTCGAGAACAGCTCGCTCTTCGCGCCGCGTTGGGTCGCCTTGAGCAGCATGGCCCGCTGCGCCGGGTCGGCGTCCCAGTTCCACACCTCGGATGCGGGAGTGCCGTTCCCGGGATCCAGCCAGAAGCCCGCTATCTGCTTGTGCCAGGGAATGCGGCCGGGGTCCATCCGGACGGTTCCGGACCCCCGCGCCACGGTGTTCCAGCTGCACGCCCCGAGGTTGTAGCGGGCGATGTTCAGATTCAGGCCGGGCACCGCGCTCCCCATGTACGACACCGTCTTGTCGGTGAAGAGGAGGTCGGCGAACACATCGGCGTACTCGGCACTGTTGCCGAAGACCTTCGCCCACCAGGCCAAGGAGGTGCCCCAGCCATCCCAGGTGCCGTAGGTCTTCGACGGATCGACGGTGATCGTCGAGTCGGCGCGTGCGGTGCCGGTCGCGAGGGCGCTGCCGATGGCTCCCGCTCCCGCCGCGGCGAGAAGGGTTCTGCGATTGATCATGTGCTACTCCCGGGTGTGCGCGGGCGCGGGTGAGGAGTCCGGAGGCGGAGGCTCACGGTTCTCCTTGTACGACAGGGGATGTCGACGCAAATAATTATCACGGGTGTGACATGTTGGACCCCTGTGTGCAATAGATTTTCGCAAGTGCGCACCGCGACGAGCACCGTGCCGCGCGACAGCCGTCAACGCCGCTTCAGGCGCTGGACGAACCGCCCGCCCGCGTCGCGCCGATCAACTGGTCGATCAGCGCGACGAGCACGTTGCGGCACGACGACCGCTCCCGCGCGTCGCACAGCAGGACGGGCACACCCGCCGGCAGCGCCAGCGCTTCCCGGACGTCCTCGACCGGGTAGGGGTGCTCGCCGTAGAACCCGTTGACGGCGGTGACGAAGGGGATGCCCCGGCTTTCGAAGAAGTCGATGGCGGCGAAGCTGGACCGGGGCCTGCGCACATCGATCAGCACCACCGCGCCCAGCGCGCCGAGCGCCAGGTCGTTCCACATGAACCAGAAACGCTGCTGTCCCGGCGTCCCGAAGAGATACAGCACGAGGTCGTCGGACACGGTGATCCGGCCGAAGTCCAGGGCGACGGTGGTGGCCCGCTTCTCCTCGACCCCGACCAGGTCGTCCACGTCCAGGCCGGCTTCGGTGAGCGGCTCCTCGGTGCGCAGCGGCGTGATCTCGCTGACCGAGCCGACCAGGGTGGTCTTGCCGACGCCGAAGCCACCGGCGACCAGGATCTTGACCGCGGCCGGCGACGAACGTGTGCCGCTCCTCCCGGCGGTGCTCTCAGAGCCGGCCAAGGCACTCCCTCACTTTCATCAGCAGGTCCAGGTCGGGGGCGGCGTGGGTGACGCGGTACGGCGGGCGCACGGTGACGCGGCCCGCCTCCAGCAGGTCGCAGAGCAGGATGACGACCACGCTCACCGGGAGGTCGAGGCGCGCGGCCAGCTCCACCACCGCGACGGGCCCGGCGCACTGGCGGAGGATCCTGCGATGCTCGGGCTGCGGCCGGGCGACCGCTTCCGGCTGCGGATCCACCGCCGTCACCGTGGTGATGAGGGAGAAGTCGGCGCGGCTGGGCCGGGTCCGGCCGCCGGTCAGGGTGAACAGTCGTACGAGCCGGCCCTCGGGGTCGCCTGCGTCCACCTCAGACGCCGGGGCCGACGGCGGGCCCGGCCGCGCCGCGCGGTGCCGCACTGAGGTGCTCGCCGATCTTCTTCACCAGCATGTTCATCTGGTACGCCACAACGCCGACGTCCGCGCCCCGGCCGGTGAGCACCACCAGATGGGCGCCCGGACCGGCCGAGGTGAGGATCAGATAGCAGTCGGCCATCTCGATCAGGGCCTGGCGGACCGGACCACCGCGAACGTCCCTGCTGACGCCCTTGCTGAGACTCATCAGACCGGCCGCGGTCGCCGCGACGCGTTCGGCTTCCTCACGCGGGAAAGAGGTGGACTTGCTGACGACCAGTCCGTCCTCGGAGAGCACCACGGCCTGGTTGACGTCGGCGACGCGTTCCACGAGTCCGGTCAGCAACTGGTCGAGCTGGGTGTGGGTGGCGGGGCTGGGGCGAGTCATGGCGGTGCTCTTTCGTCAGCGATCGGTGGGGGAGTGGAGAACGCGGGCAGGCGCGGTGCGCCCGGGCCGGTACGGCGGTGCGGCCGTGGTCGCGGCGGTGCGGCGGCGTCACTGCTCGGCGGAGGTGTCGCGGGCCTGGAGGGTGCCGCGCTGGAACCCGGCGAGGGAGGCGCCGGCGGCTTCCGCGGTGAAGGCCTCCGCCGAGTCCTCGGCGGGCGACGGTGCCTCGTCGCGCAGTTCCGCGGCCAGGCTGGTCTGCGGCACCCGGCGGGGCAACGGGGTGAGTCCGTCCCGGCGTGATGACCGCGCGGCTGAGGAGGGCGCGGGGGACGAAGCGCCGGGAGCGGGTGAGCCGGGGGCGGAGGGTGCGGGGGTCGTCGCGGCGAACCACGATCCGGCGGTTTCTGATGCGTCGGCACCCGATGCCGTGGTTCCTGCTGCGGCGGCGCCGGCCGCGGCGAAGGCTTCTGCCGTGCCGACGCGCGGAGCGGGGACCGTCTCGCGGGACAGTGCGTCGGCGGCCTCCCCCACCACGATGTCGTGCGGGATCAGCACGATCGCGGTGGTCCCGCCGTAGGGCGAGGAGCGCAGGGTGACGGAGACGCCGTGGCGGTGGGTGAGCTGGGAGACCACGAAGATGCCGAGCCTGAGGTCCTCGGCGAGGGCCACGACGTCGAACTGCATGGGACGGGCCAGCTGCGCGTTGAGGGTGGCGTAGTCGTCCTGGGACAGGCCGAGGCCCTGGTCCTCGATCTCGACGGCCAGCCCCTTGGCCACCATGGCGGCCCGCACCACCACGGGACTCGGCGCGGGCGAGTACGCGGTCGCGTTGTCGATCAGCTCGGCCAGCAGATGGATCACGTCGGCCACGGCGTGCGGGGCCAGCGCGACCTCCTCGTCGGTGTGCACCTCCACCCGCGCGTACTCGGCGACCTCGCCGACGGCGCCGCGCAGGACGTCGGTCATCGCGACGGGCCGGCTCCAGGACCGGCCGGGCCGCTCGCCGCTGACCACGACGAGGTTCTCCTCGTAGCGGCGCAACTGGCTGGCGATGGAGTCCAGTTCGTACAGATCCCTCAGGAGTTCCGGATCCGTGTGCCGGCGCTCCAGGGCGTCGAGCCGGCCGAGCTGGAGGTTGACCAGGTTCTGGCTCTGCCGGGCGATACCGAGGATGACTTTCTGGAAACCGCTGCGGATGTTGGCGAGTTCGATCGCGGTGAGTACGGCGGTGCGCTGCGCGGTGTTGAACGCCTGGGCGACCTGCCCCAGCTCGTCGTGGCCGTGGTCCAGCGGTGTGGTCGCGGACGCCGCGTCGACCCGCTCGCCCCGCTCCAGCCGTGCCACCACGTCGGGCAGCCGTTCCTCGGCGAGGCTCAGGGTGGCCTTCCGGAGTCCGTGCAGCCGCCGTGACAGCGAGCGCGTGATCCGCCAGGACATCCCCACGCACAGCAGCAGGGCGAGCAGACCGCCGGCGCTCAGCGAGGTGGCCGTCAGCAGCAGTGTCCGGGACTCGTCGCCGCTGCGGGTCAGCAGGGCGTCCACCTGCTGCCGGATCCCCG is from Streptomyces cadmiisoli and encodes:
- a CDS encoding roadblock/LC7 domain-containing protein — encoded protein: MTRPSPATHTQLDQLLTGLVERVADVNQAVVLSEDGLVVSKSTSFPREEAERVAATAAGLMSLSKGVSRDVRGGPVRQALIEMADCYLILTSAGPGAHLVVLTGRGADVGVVAYQMNMLVKKIGEHLSAAPRGAAGPAVGPGV
- a CDS encoding thymidylate kinase, which produces MIVSLVGSDGAGKSTVSRLATERLLAAGRQVERVDRWDIVGNPAYPTTRFMKPDVQHTRLCVAEMPTTARFLFLMWSISQALLGRSPAAVAPDRVTLLDGYWMKHAAGEIVYGLDRAWVEGVVSGLPVSEHVVYLRLDPKQAWMRKVGRDVVPYECGMDPACSQDGFLTHQSRILDVLDSWAEQYGWLTVDAGAPLDDVVGRVVSTVSGLPGAGHAVTAPAGSPRRGRAPTTG
- a CDS encoding sensor histidine kinase is translated as MSRWTGVRRRLGSIRTSLILLALVPGITLTAIWGVTTIQMFSEGSELRAQTELSRSTGSLGTEAMFALQRERRLSAQWLASPRGDRNELDAHRAKTDAAVAELVRQRGPIAEAPARISTLLGSALEALNELEFTRDQVDEPTEITPAQALQRYDTMINRQIQAFQGLFQAVNGELAALAGPLFALEQAAELVSREDARLTLAWPSGRIDERAWTDFAKLAHTRRWLIEDQLVPLLNGTLGFQAGRSLQGPHWRTLWEIEDEVLAAHPARNGHSIRLPDAQKRWDVALSDISARNETGIRQQVDALLTRSGDESRTLLLTATSLSAGGLLALLLCVGMSWRITRSLSRRLHGLRKATLSLAEERLPDVVARLERGERVDAASATTPLDHGHDELGQVAQAFNTAQRTAVLTAIELANIRSGFQKVILGIARQSQNLVNLQLGRLDALERRHTDPELLRDLYELDSIASQLRRYEENLVVVSGERPGRSWSRPVAMTDVLRGAVGEVAEYARVEVHTDEEVALAPHAVADVIHLLAELIDNATAYSPAPSPVVVRAAMVAKGLAVEIEDQGLGLSQDDYATLNAQLARPMQFDVVALAEDLRLGIFVVSQLTHRHGVSVTLRSSPYGGTTAIVLIPHDIVVGEAADALSRETVPAPRVGTAEAFAAAGAAAAGTTASGADASETAGSWFAATTPAPSAPGSPAPGASSPAPSSAARSSRRDGLTPLPRRVPQTSLAAELRDEAPSPAEDSAEAFTAEAAGASLAGFQRGTLQARDTSAEQ
- a CDS encoding GTP-binding protein; translated protein: MAGSESTAGRSGTRSSPAAVKILVAGGFGVGKTTLVGSVSEITPLRTEEPLTEAGLDVDDLVGVEEKRATTVALDFGRITVSDDLVLYLFGTPGQQRFWFMWNDLALGALGAVVLIDVRRPRSSFAAIDFFESRGIPFVTAVNGFYGEHPYPVEDVREALALPAGVPVLLCDARERSSCRNVLVALIDQLIGATRAGGSSSA
- a CDS encoding MazG-like family protein — its product is MDDTTWLRVHQLRNWLDAHADPELSGDVRLWRVLKIGEELGEVAEAMHGATGANPRKGASHTWDDVHTELCDVIVTGMIALATCTPDAEKLLDERLQRLVDRVTWS
- a CDS encoding glycoside hydrolase — its product is MINRRTLLAAAGAGAIGSALATGTARADSTITVDPSKTYGTWDGWGTSLAWWAKVFGNSAEYADVFADLLFTDKTVSYMGSAVPGLNLNIARYNLGACSWNTVARGSGTVRMDPGRIPWHKQIAGFWLDPGNGTPASEVWNWDADPAQRAMLLKATQRGAKSELFSNSPMWWMTNSLNPCGATQQYGDNLNDTYRRHHASHLARVAVHARDNWGVDFVSVEPFNEPKAGNWWTGYAHPQEGCCINTAEQKAVLALLREELDNRGLSATEIAASDDATFAQAIATWNDLKNNGGHAFVDRVNVHGYGANDPNADAQRAQIYNSVVSGSGKALWSSENGTADADGFRMAEFLLADLYALHPTAWAYWQPLDTHPDWAMIHFTVNDGQDPTQGVQLAQTVNTKFSVMGQFSRHIRPGMKMLHTGVKHAAAALDETANKLVIVVANNGPRTNMTFDLTRFSTATGGQAGVVHRWNTGVGERYVRRQVTVSGKKVTIPINTNCVQTLEIEGVAI
- a CDS encoding FAD/NAD(P)-binding protein; the encoded protein is MRSHRLAIVGAGPSCTYVLDRLAATAKAAAGPVQLDIHVFDRAGQFGAGQTHSPDQPVTSVLNRIAGQVAFAADESVVGAGPLLPREERPTLHEWCRTRFEETGDPVFDLAAEDSPKRYVHGLALADRFRQYVAMLREVPGVRVHLHHDEVTDLEESPDGGLGVLCGGERVVAADHVLLLTGHSSNTPARHSRQAEWARFAESHPAAFVPSVYPLDRAFAPGQAGPGGTVGCAGMGLTGIDVILHLTEGRGGVFAREPDGTLAYRESGREPDSIVMFSESGLFTFTRPFNAKERDTGKLEHRGVFLTTDAVRRLRRSVGRPVPIGGREQRQLDFRDHVLPVMVLEMALVHYTTLLGGDIGRHLAAAARPTYEAFLADGGRGAPSDESVRRLLAPLEAEVDRAAGTVDAVLSGTLRLADAEEPERGWDAEAVLRRVLEVTFGPEQAGALAARLDDPARLAAAVAAAESPWRHPKSVADRRFSWERLIRPIDRGSFTTPDEYRAAMLDFLDLDHRWAVQGNLANPAKATADGVWRDLRYVIASAVDFAGLHAASHRDFLDVFMRHLNRLVNGSALEVMEKVRALVRHGIVDVSAGPEARVSPDERSGRFVVRGGVTGAVLPVDVLVDARVHPFDAANDIRPLYPNLLGRGLVRTWRNPGADAPDFAPGGLDLTEDFHPVRADGEVDRRITVLGWPSEGVMFFQYGALRPNHNHHIMRDVLCWLRQFWGDEPGAPGHGGPPATTGEHRPAPVPAPPE
- a CDS encoding DUF742 domain-containing protein encodes the protein MDAGDPEGRLVRLFTLTGGRTRPSRADFSLITTVTAVDPQPEAVARPQPEHRRILRQCAGPVAVVELAARLDLPVSVVVILLCDLLEAGRVTVRPPYRVTHAAPDLDLLMKVRECLGRL